Proteins found in one Aphelocoma coerulescens isolate FSJ_1873_10779 chromosome 27, UR_Acoe_1.0, whole genome shotgun sequence genomic segment:
- the KLHL10 gene encoding kelch-like protein 10: MMGLIINYAYTRTVPITEDNVESLLAAADQFNVMGIVSLCCEFLSSRLCFENCIGICRLTDYYHCPDLRAAACVYILHHFEEVSQVSEEFLDLSAEELAHIIEKDELNVRREEAVFEAVLRWIAHDPQNRRQHIACLLSKVRLALLQSDYFMNNVKAHEYVKDNANCKDLLISALSEIYDLNSYGQSSSVNSNPLTRPRLPYAILFAIGGWSGGGATSAIETYDSRTDKWLNIPWEQESPVAYHGSAYLKGYVYVIGGFDGTDYFNIVKRFDPLQKTWQQVAPMHSRRCYVSVTVVDNFIYAMGGFDGYLRLNTAERYDPDTNQWTLITPMHEQRSDASATTLNGKVYICGGFDGDQCLSSAEVFNPTTNQWSLIAPMSSRRSGVGVMAYGNQVYAVGGFDGNSRLQSVEAYNPVANAWDAVPSMLNPRSNFGIEVMDGLLFVVGGFNGFSTTVATECYEENTNEWYDANSMGITRSAVSCCVVPGLSNVMEYIARQHYYHQHSSSMNILFTSSSRSSPL, translated from the exons ATGATGGGTCTCATCATCAATTACGCCTATACCAGGACAGTACCGATCACGGAGGACAATGTCGAGAGTTTGCTTGCCGCAGCAGATCAGTTCAATGTCATGGGCATCGTCAGCCTGTGCTGCGAGTTCCTCAGTTCCAGGCTGTGCTTTGAGAATTGCATTGGCATTTGCAGACTCACTGACTATTACCACTGCCCCGACCTGCGCGCAGCTGCCTGCGTGTACATCCTGCATCACTTCGAGGAGGTGTCCCAAGTGTCCGAGGAGTTCCTAGACCTCTCTGCCGAGGAGCTGGCACACATCATTGAGAAGGATGAGCTTAACGTGCGGCGAGAAGAAGCCGTGTTTGAGGCTGTGCTGAGGTGGATTGCGCATGACCCACAGAACAGGAGGCAGCACATCGCCTGCTTGCTCAGCAAG GTTCGACTGGCACTCCTACAGTCCGACTACTTCATGAACAACGTCAAAGCTCACGAGTACGTGAAGGACAATGCCAACTGCAAAGATCTCCTCATCAGTGCCCTGTCTGAAATCTACGACCTGAACTCCTATGGCCAGAGTTCCTCGGTCAACTCCAACCCACTCACCCGGCCACGCCTGCCCTACGCCATCCTCTTTGCCATCGGTGGCTGGAGCGGGGGCGGCGCGACCAGCGCCATCGAGACCTACGACAGCCGCACTGACAAGTGGCTGAACATCCCCTGGGAGCAAGAGAGCCCCGTTGCCTATCATGGCTCAGCTTATTTGAAAGGCTACGTCTATGTTATCGGTGGATTTGATGGCACAGATTATTTCAACATCGTCAAACGGTTTGATCCACTCCAGAAGACATGGCAGCAGGTAGCACCCATGCACTCACGGCGCTGCTATGTCAGCGTCACCGTTGTGGACAACTTCATCTATGCCATGGGAGGGTTTGATGGGTACCTGCGGCTCAACACAGCAGAGAGGTATGACCCAGACACCAACCAGTGGACCCTGATCACCCCCATGCATGAGCAGAGGAGCGACGCCAGTGCAACCACGCTGAATGGAAAG gtgtaCATCTGTGGTGGGTTTGATGGAGATCAGTGTCTCAGCTCAGCTGAAGTGTTCAACCCCACCACAAACCAGTGGTCGCTGATCGCCCCaatgagcagcaggagaagcggAGTTGGGGTGATGGCGTACGGGAACCAGGTGTATGCG GTTGGAGGGTTTGATGGGAACAGCCGCCTCCAGAGCGTGGAAGCGTACAACCCTGTCGCCAACGCCTGGGACGCTGTGCCCTCCATGCTCAATCCACGCAGCAACTTTGGCATTGAGGTGATGGACGGCCTGTTGTTCGTGGTCGGGGGCTTTAATGGGTTCAGCACCACCGTTGCCACTGAGTGCTACGAGGAGAACACCAATGAGTGGTACGACGCCAACAGCATGGGCATCACCCGCAGTGCCGTCAGCTGCTGCGTGGTGCCAGGGCTCTCCAATGTCATGGAATACATTGCCAGGCAACACTACTAccaccagcacagctcctccATGAACATCTTGTTCACCAGTTCATCTCGGAGCTCGCCGTTGTAA